One Dromiciops gliroides isolate mDroGli1 chromosome 3, mDroGli1.pri, whole genome shotgun sequence DNA segment encodes these proteins:
- the LOC122748460 gene encoding 60S ribosomal protein L27-like translates to MENRAKSHLSQRKFMKPRKVVLVLVRQYSRHKAIIIKNIDDATSNIPYSHALVAGIDLYSQKATTTIGKKKIAKRLKIKSFVKIYNYNHLMPSRYSVDIPLDKIVVNKDVFCDPGVKQKVRREAKVKFEERYKTGKNKWFFQKLRFYNSK, encoded by the coding sequence GCAAGTTCATGAAACCTAGGAAGGTGGTGCTGGTTCTGGTCAGGCAGTACTCCAGGCACAAAGCCATCATCATCAAGAACATTGATGATGCGACATCCAATATACCCTACAGCCATGCCTTGGTGGCAGGCATTGACCTCTACTCTCAAAAGGCGACTACAACAATAGGCAAAAAGAAGATTGCCAAGAGATTGAAAATCAAGTCCTTTGTGAAAATTTATAACTATAACCACCTCATGCCCTCCAGATACTCTGTGGATATCCCATTGGACAAAATAGTTGTCAACAAGGATgtgttctgtgaccctggagTAAAACAAAAGGTGAGAAGGGAGGCCAAGGTCAAGTTTGAGGAGAGGTACAAGACAGGCAAAAACAAATGGTTCTTCCAGAAGCTAAGATTTTATAACAGtaaataa
- the LOC122750605 gene encoding zinc finger protein 850-like yields the protein MAPKSSRPAAQESVTFKDVAVDFTQEEWGLLDPPQKELYKEVMLENAWNLLSLGLPVPREDVISYFEQRETRWMLEQEGLRRCCPGKNKLEIKETPAEIGLSEEETRQQRCINNDPSDFDRREICAATHQRIHTGEKPFECNQCGKTFPSRSHLVNHQRIHTGEKPFECNHCGKIFTWKSILVKHQRIHTGEKPFECSQCGKTFTWRSTLVNHQRIHTGEKPFECNQCGKTFTWRSYLVKHQIIHTGEKPFECNQCGKTFTSRSHLVNHQRIHTGENLFDCNHCGKIFTWPSDLVKHQRIHTGEKPFECTQCAKTFTWRSALVNHQRIHTGEKPFECNQCGKTFIWKSHLVNHQIIHSVEKPFECNQSGKTFTSSYHLVNHQRIHTGEKTFECNHCGKTFTWMSDLVKHQRIHSGEKPFECTQCAKSFTWRSALVNHQRIHTGEKPFECNQCGKTFPWRSHLVYHQRIHTGEKLFECNQCGKTFTWMSDLVKHQRIHSGEKPFGCNQCGKSFTWRSALLQHQRIHTGEKPFECNQCGKTFTWRSGLVNHQRIHTGEKCYECSHCGKAFIVKSALVSHQRIHRK from the exons ATGGCTCCTAAGAGCAGCAGACCTGCAGCCCAG GAGTCagtgacattcaaggatgtggctgtggacttcacccaggaggagtggggGCTCTTGGACCCCCCTCAGAAGGAGctgtacaaggaggtcatgctggagaatgccTGGAACCTGCTCTCCCTGG GGCTTCCTGTTCCCAGAGAAGATGTGATCTCTTATTTTGAGCAAAGGGAAACACGGTGGATGCTGGAGCAAGAAGGCCTGAGGCGCTGCTGTCCAG gaAAGAACAAACTGGAAATAAAGGAGACTCCTGCAGAGATAGGCCTTTCTGAGGAAGAAACTCGCCAGCAAAGATGCATAAATAATGATCCCTCTGATTTTGATAGGAGAGAAATCTGTGCTGcaacacatcagagaatccacactggggaaaaaccttttgaatgtaatcaatgtggaaagactttcccTTCAAGGTCACATCTTGTtaaccatcagagaatccacactggagagaaaccttttgaatgtaatcattgTGGAAAGATTTTCACATGGAAGTCAATTCTtgttaaacatcagagaatccatactggagagaaaccttttgaatgtagtcaatgtggaaagactttcacatggaGGTCAACTCTTGTtaaccatcagagaatccatactggagagaaaccttttgaatgtaatcaatgtggaaagactttcacatggaGGTCCTATCTTGTTAAACATCAGataatccacactggagagaaaccttttgaatgtaatcagtgtggaaagactttcacatctAGGTCCCATCTTGTtaaccatcagagaatccatactggagagaaccTTTTTGATTGTAATCATTGTGGAAAGATTTTCACATGGCCATCAGATCTtgttaaacatcagagaatccacactggagagaaaccttttgaatgtactCAATGTGCAAAGACTTTCACATGGAGGTCAGCTCTTGTtaaccatcagagaatccacactggagagaaaccttttgaatgtaatcagtgtggaaagacttttataTGGAAGTCACATCTTGTTAACCATCAGATAATCCACAGTgtagagaaaccttttgaatgtaatcaatctggaaagactttcacatcgAGCTACCATCTTGTtaaccatcagagaatccacactggagagaaaacttttgaatgtaatcattgtggaaagactttcacatggaTGTCAGATCTtgttaaacatcagagaatccactctggagagaaaccttttgaatgtactCAATGTGCAAAGAGTTTCACGTGGAGGTCAGCTCTTGTtaaccatcagagaatccacactggagagaaaccttttgaatgtaatcaatgtgggaaGACTTTCCCTTGGAGGTCCCATCTTGTTtaccatcagagaattcacactggagagaaactttttgaatgtaatcaatgtggaaagactttcacatggaTGTCAGATCTtgttaaacatcagagaattcattctggagagaaaccttttggatgtaatcaatgtggaaagagtTTCACATGGAGGTCAGCTCTTCTTCAACATcaaagaatccacactggagagaaaccttttgaatgtaatcaatgtggaaagactttcacatggaGGTCAGGTCTTGTtaaccatcagagaatccatactggagagaaatgtTATGAATGTAGTCACTGTGGTAAAGCCTTCATTGTAAAGTCAGCCCTTGTTtctcatcagagaattcataggaAATAG